CAACCCTTGCGGCAATGCTGGTGACACGGTGACGACACTCAGACTTGTCTTGTCTGCATGCAATTTCTTTGGTCGACCATGGTGAGGCTTGTCAAACCAGAACTCCTAGTGATGAGTATGAGAGTGTAAAAGTGATATTTAACAAAACTTGGTGTTTTTGGCACCAATAAGGGAATTGGCGACATTGCTAAAGAGTGAGTTGTTGGACTCAAATTTGGTGAGGATTTTGGTATACAACAtggtagaataaaaaaaatatatgaaattTGTCACAGTTTCATTTTTTCTCTGCTACTCTATTTCTCTTTCATACATAATCTGTAAGCATTTCATGTGTCTGATTGTCCTCTGTAGTTGTTTCCTCCCCAGTGTCACTTTGGTCTGTCTCTGTTTGGGGCCCTATGACAATTTGTGTCATGTTGGCTTCCTCCATGGCACTGATGTTGAGCCTCAGCTCTTCTTTCTCATTCAATATTAACTCATCAACATTAGCTCtctgctcctcctccttcttcttcttctgctcttCCTCCATCTTCTCCTGCTTCTCCTGCTTCTTCATTTTCCAGAAATAGCACAGATTTTTCTCTGGGTAGGTGACTTTGGCTAGTGGCAGCTTAAAGATCTTATTGGTTTCTGTGGTGATGAGCAAAAATGTAAGCGCAGAGAGACAGAAGGGCCACGTGCAGGCTGGGAGACCAAACTGTaaagaaaaatataaacttGCTGTTCATACCAATGCAATGTGGATGGGGTTAACATAATACTGATTTATGGTTTGGAAAACATACCACTGACATCATGTTGGCAATGGCAGAGCCCAGGTATGCACAGTAAAACCCTACAGAGCAGAAAAGAAAAGATGATGAATAATGACATTCATTAAAACCTCAAACAATGATTGCAATGCCAACTCACCGCAAGTGATAGCAAGCAGATGCACTTGCCAAGTGAGCGCATAAAACATTCCGCCAATGGCAATGCATGCCAGCACGCAGTTGTATCCCCACAGTCCAAAATAAATTGCGCCAAACGGAGCTGCCAAAGCCAGGCCTGCGCAGCAAAATACAAATAGAGATCAACAACATATATTTGGGTCACTCACAACAGCTCGCTCAATATCATCTTGGGAGATGGGGTTTTAAAACCAGACCTTTATTTAGCGGACCTACCTGTAAGCATGCCGATTGTCGATCCGAGGACGGCGTGAGCGCACGTGATGGGGGAGGAGATAAAGAGTGAGATGATGAAGATGCCTCCTGTCCAAGGGTTGTCACAGCCATAGACCTGCCCAACTCCCACAGGCACCGACATGAACAGCTGAGGGGACATTAATTCCCGAATGTTAACAAAAACAACCTGGATCTCGGAAGCCTGAAACGAAAACTTTGGACCTCTTTGAATCAATGTGCTTAAGAGCCTACCAAGGACGGTTGATTTCTTACATTGCCATGAATTGGTTGTGTTCAACACATGCAAGCGTCTGACCTTGGCAACGTCGATTTCCTCCCAGGTGATATTAGGCAGCTCGGTGCGTGGTTGGATGAGGACTTGAGGAAAGTGGTGGTTGTAGTGACCTGTGGCCACTATGTGGAGGCACACCAGAATGTTGAATGGCAGTGTGAAGACCGGCAGATCCCAACGACTGTTAATGGATGCCAAGGCACTGGACACGACTGGGCTGAAACAAACCCAAATCTGTAAACCTCTGATAGATGTAATAATCAATTATGGGATCTGGCTAACTATTTGGTTGACATGTACCAAGATTTACCGAGCTACAAATCCGTTCGCTAtagtatttgtcctcatgaggaTTCAGGCACCATAGCCTGTTCCAGCTGGCTTTGCGTGAGCCGTCAGCCATTTAATTGCATGGCACGTGCTGTGGCCATATCGACTACGATACTTCTGGCTTTATTTTGCTCTAGACTCTAGACAGCTGTCCCATTTCGGTACTTCCGCATTATGATATTATATGACTCTCCTTCTA
This portion of the Syngnathus scovelli strain Florida chromosome 3, RoL_Ssco_1.2, whole genome shotgun sequence genome encodes:
- the slc14a2 gene encoding urea transporter 2 gives rise to the protein MPRSLFTKELQPLMAQLDLTCENDKQAVQPAAQVTCLRRAKARFLKGVSYFSGDMAIFAKWMEKQFFLLQLLDWVLRGAAQVMFVNNPLSGLIIFAGLILQNYWWALNGFVGTLFATISALILRQNRGAIAAGLYGYNGILVGLLMAVFSNAGNWYWWLLLPNIFLSMMCPVVSSALASINSRWDLPVFTLPFNILVCLHIVATGHYNHHFPQVLIQPRTELPNITWEEIDVAKLFMSVPVGVGQVYGCDNPWTGGIFIISLFISSPITCAHAVLGSTIGMLTGLALAAPFGAIYFGLWGYNCVLACIAIGGMFYALTWQVHLLAITCGFYCAYLGSAIANMMSVFGLPACTWPFCLSALTFLLITTETNKIFKLPLAKVTYPEKNLCYFWKMKKQEKQEKMEEEQKKKKEEEQRANVDELILNEKEELRLNISAMEEANMTQIVIGPQTETDQSDTGEETTTEDNQTHEMLTDYV